Within the Rhizobium grahamii genome, the region CTTGACGTATTGCCCATCGAAATAGACGCCCCATTGGCCGTTCGTCAGCTCGATATTGCCCATCGCCACGAGATCGAGATGGTCGAATATCTCCGAGAATGGCACGTCGACATCGGTATCGAAACCGGCGAGAGAACCGCTTCCCTTGAGCGACGCGGCCCAGGCATAAGGGCTGACGATAACAGCCCACTCCCGTTCCGGCGCCATCCGCTCGGCATCAAAATCAGCCGCGTACGCGCCGAGGGGAGCAAATAGGACGGATAGAAGCATGACCAGAGGAAAAGCGGAGCGACAGGAGACAAGCATCGAAACCGGCATGCACAAACTCCGTTCCATCGTCTGGCCGCAGCTTACTATCGCAAGGCGCAAATTCAAGCGGGTTGCGCAAAACAAAACAAATGGTTGCACGGGCAACACACGGCTGATCCCAGCCATGTCCTCCACAGCTCCGCGGATCGGATGCGCACACATCCGGCTCCGCCTCAATTCGATTTGGAATTGCCGGCCAATAAGCTAGGCTCCGGCGGAATCGAGTACGCATCCAGATAGGAGTTCCGCATGACCGACAACGCCAAGCCGAACGGCGCCCTGACCCTTCGTACGGTCGCGATGCCCGCCGACGCCAATCCGGCGGGCGATATTTTCGGCGGCTGGGTCATGGCACAGATGGACCTTGCCTCGGGCATCATGGCATCCGAGCGCGCCAAGGGCCGCGTGGTGACCGCTGCCGTCAAGGAAATGGCCTTCGCCCTGCCGGTAAAGATCGGCGACACGCTCTCTGTCTATACGACGATCGAACGCGTCGGTCGCACCTCGATCACGCTCTCCGTCGAGGCATGGGCAACGCGCGCCCGCTACAACAACATGGAACGGGTGACGGCGGCGACCTTCATCATGGTTGCCCTTGACGAACAGGGCCAGCCGACGCCCGTTCCGGCGGAGTGACGCATGGAAGCCGTCAGCTCTCCCGAGGTCTTCCTCCACATCAAGGTCGTGATGGGAATGGTGATCTCGCTGAGCCTCGCACGGCTGCTGACGGGGATCGCCGGCATCATCCAGCACCCGGGAAAGGCCAGACCCTATGCCGTCCATCTCGGCTGGGCTGCCTCCATGTTCCTCTTCATCATCCATATCTGGTGGTGGGAGTATCGGCTGCAGGCGGTGCCGGTCCTGCATTTCGGCATCTACCTTTTCCTCGTCTCCTTCTGCTGCCTGTTCTTCATGCTCTGCGCCCTGCTCTTTCCCGCCTCGCTCGACGAATACGGCGGCTATGAGGAGTATTTCTATTCACGCCGGCGCTGGTTCTTTGGCACGCTCGCCATCACCTACGCCGTCGACATCATCGACACCGCGATCAAGGGTGCCGATCACATCCAGTCGATCGGCTGGGAGTACCCGGCGCGCAACATCATTTATGTGATCCTCTGCGTCGTCGCCGCCTGGACCGCCAACCGCCGTTTCCACATGGCCTTCGTCTGCCTCAATCTGCTCTATCAGATCAGCTTCATCTTCCGCATCTACGACGTCCTCGGATAAGAATGCGCAACTTTTTGGTTGCCATTAAGTCACCGAAGTGAGATAAAAAGGCAACCAGGAGGTTGCCGATATGTCTGATCGCATCGAGAAGGTTATAGAACTGAATGCACCTGTCGAACGCGTCTGGAAGGCCATTACCGATCATCGCGAATTCGGCGAATGGTTCCGGGTCCAGCTGGACGGTCCCTTCGTGCCGGGTGAGAACTCCACCGGCCACATGACCTATCCGGGCTACGAGCACATACAGTGGCAAGCGACCGTCAAGCGCATGGAGGAGCCTGAGCTGTTTTCCTTCACCTGGCATCCCTACGCGATCGACCCCGATGTCGACTATTCCGGCGAGCCACCGACCCTCGTCGAATTCCGCCTGGAACCGACGCCGTCGGGCTCTCGCCTGACGGTTACCGAGTCCGGCTTCGACAAGGTGCCCCCGCATCGCCGTGAGGAGGCCTTCCGGATGAACGATGGCGGCTGGGCCGCACAGATGAAAAACGTCAAGGAATACGTCGATCGATAACGTCGAACGTCACCGTGAAAACGCGGCGATCCTGTTCGCCGCTCTGGGAGACCCGACGCGCCTGTCACTGCTGACGACCCTCAGCGACGGGCGCGAACGCTCGATCGCGGGGCTCTCGGTCGGCACCGTCCTGACCCGGCAGGCCGTGACGAAACATCTACATGTGCTGGAACAGGCTGGCCTCGTGCGCTCCAGCAAGGTTGGGCGCGAAAGCCATTACGCCTTCCAGCCCGACCGGATCGGTGAAATGCGCGCCTATCTCGACAGCGTCTCACGACAATGGGACGACGCGCTCGAGCGCCTGCGCGCCTTCGTGGAACGGTAGATCACGCCCGCAGGAATTGCGATCCCTTGTCGAAGCTCACGCCCGGGAAGATCTTTGCCGTAAGGTCATCGGCGCTGACGTCGAATTGCCGGTTAAGCATCGCCGCAGCCAGTTCGCGCACGTCGGCGGTGGGCGCAAGGTCACGCGCATCGAGGAGCTGCGGCTCGGCGAGCCCCGGCCATCGCCCGAGCATACGCCCGCCATTGATGCCACCGCCGGCCAGAACCGCGCAGCCACCCGTGCCGTGGTCGGTACCGCCCGACCCATTCTCGCGCACGGTGCGCCCGAACTCAGTCATCGCCAGCACGACCGTCTTTGCCCATATGTCAGGGCCGAGTGTCGCCTTCAGCGTCGTGATCGCCTGAGCCAGATCCTGCACCGGTCGCTTGAACTGACCGACCTGCGCGACATGTGTATCCCAGCCCGTGATCGAGAAGCTCGCAATCCTGTAGTCGCCCTTCAGCATCTTGCCGGCGAGGGCCGCGATATCGGCGATCTTCTCGCCTCTCGGGCCATCGGGCTCGGTCATGACAGAGGCGGCATTGGCGCGCGTCGCTTCTTCCATGGCCTTGGCGAAAGCGGGATCGCCCGCATAGAGCCGCTTCAGAAACTGCATCTCGTCCTTGGCCGGCCCGAGATCGGAATCGGATGCCCAGACGTCGACATTGCTGGGTCCGGACAGGATGAGCTCGGTCGAGGTGTTGATGTCGATCGCCTTTCTCGCGTCCGAGCGGGGAATGACCGCCAATGCGCGGTTGAGCCAGCCGGTCTTTTCCTCCTGCACATGCTCCCCACCCGATTCCAGCATGTCCTGCCCGTCGAAATGGCTGCGCTGATCGCGGTATGGCGTCGAGACCGCCTGCACGAAAGCAAGCTCCCGGTTCTTCCAAAGCGGCAGCAGATCGGCCGCAACGGGATGCAGCCCGAAATGCCCGTCGAGATCGAGCAGGCCGGTATCAGGCGTCAGCGCAAGCGTCGGTCGCAGTGCCGAGAAGCCCGCCTCCCCATACGGCTGCACGAGCGCCAGACCGTCCATCGCGCCACGCAGCACGATCGTCACGAAACGGTTGTCGCCCGGCATGGCGGCGAAAGTAACGGGCGTGAAGATCGGCGCCGCGGCAAGGCAGCAGGCGGAAGCGAGAAACCCCCGGCGGGAAAGCACGACATTGGTCATCAGCTTGCTCCTATCGGCGATTGAATTCGGGCGACGCCAGTGCAAGCATCAGGCCGCTGATCTTGTTGGGGCTTGCCCGACGATACGGATCGTGTCGTCCCGGGCGGCATCGGCGAGCGTCGCCTTCAGGAATTCGCGAGGATCGAGACCCTC harbors:
- a CDS encoding ArsR/SmtB family transcription factor gives rise to the protein MDNVERHRENAAILFAALGDPTRLSLLTTLSDGRERSIAGLSVGTVLTRQAVTKHLHVLEQAGLVRSSKVGRESHYAFQPDRIGEMRAYLDSVSRQWDDALERLRAFVER
- a CDS encoding DUF1501 domain-containing protein, producing the protein MTNVVLSRRGFLASACCLAAAPIFTPVTFAAMPGDNRFVTIVLRGAMDGLALVQPYGEAGFSALRPTLALTPDTGLLDLDGHFGLHPVAADLLPLWKNRELAFVQAVSTPYRDQRSHFDGQDMLESGGEHVQEEKTGWLNRALAVIPRSDARKAIDINTSTELILSGPSNVDVWASDSDLGPAKDEMQFLKRLYAGDPAFAKAMEEATRANAASVMTEPDGPRGEKIADIAALAGKMLKGDYRIASFSITGWDTHVAQVGQFKRPVQDLAQAITTLKATLGPDIWAKTVVLAMTEFGRTVRENGSGGTDHGTGGCAVLAGGGINGGRMLGRWPGLAEPQLLDARDLAPTADVRELAAAMLNRQFDVSADDLTAKIFPGVSFDKGSQFLRA
- a CDS encoding SRPBCC family protein; translated protein: MSDRIEKVIELNAPVERVWKAITDHREFGEWFRVQLDGPFVPGENSTGHMTYPGYEHIQWQATVKRMEEPELFSFTWHPYAIDPDVDYSGEPPTLVEFRLEPTPSGSRLTVTESGFDKVPPHRREEAFRMNDGGWAAQMKNVKEYVDR
- a CDS encoding acyl-CoA thioesterase; protein product: MTDNAKPNGALTLRTVAMPADANPAGDIFGGWVMAQMDLASGIMASERAKGRVVTAAVKEMAFALPVKIGDTLSVYTTIERVGRTSITLSVEAWATRARYNNMERVTAATFIMVALDEQGQPTPVPAE